In Bacillus marinisedimentorum, the genomic stretch CCATGGCAGCATGGCGAATGCACCGGAAAAGTCTTTTTTCTTGCCGAAAAACACAGTCAATACAAAAATGATCATGAATGGAACGAGTGTACCCGGCAAGAGGTCAATCAGCGTAACACGTTCGCTGATTTCCTTGAACATTGCAAGATCGGCGCCCTCAATGTTGCTTAATCCAACCAGGACAGGTGTACCTACTGCGCCAAACGATACAGCGGTACTGTCAGCGATCAAAGCGACTGTAGCAGCGGCGAGCGGAGTAAATCCGAGCGCGACCATGAGCGGGCCTGTTACTGCGGCAGGCGTACCGAATCCGGCAGCCCCTTCAATAAGAGAACCGAACAGGAATGCGACAATGACGGTCTGAACCCTCATGTCAGGTGAAATATTACTGAAGCCCCGGTTTATCCGGTCGACTGCACCGGTATGGCGGAGTGTGTTCAATAGGACGATTGCACCGAATAAAATGAGCAGGATTGTGACGGCCTTATGAAACCCTTGCAGGATTGAGGCCAATACAACTTTGGAATCGACACCCCAAACGGTAAGCGCTAACAAAATAACGATAATGGCACTAAAGAGCATTCCTCGTTTCGCTGGCATCCGCAGCAGCACCAAAAAGATGAAAGGTGCAATAATGGCACTTAAAGAAACTAACAACAACATGAAGATTTCCCCCTTTTACTTTTCCCATCAAACCGACTGCAACCATTCAGGCCTTACGGCAGCATAACTGGACAGGTGCGCTTGACTATGTAATAATGCATTTCGCCTGCTCCCATTCAATTGGGCTGTTTCTTATCAGATATGCTAAACACTTAAACATCTGATGACCTGAGTTTTTCATGTTTTACCTTAACCCGAAAATTGTTCCTTAATCAAGCGGAATTTTGAAATCGGTTTCAAAAATACGGCAAAAGTTTCACTATTTCGACACAAAGGGCGATCGGTAGAAAAGTGGCAGGATGGAAAGAAACCCTGTATTCTAAAAACAAACCGCTACCGAAGGGGGGACCCCAATGCTAATGCCTGAAATGGCCGGTAAAATCGTATATGAAGTACGAAAACTTATCGATGAACAAGTCCTGATAACTGATGTACACGGCATCATAATGGCCAGTACGGATAAGAGCCGGATCGGCAATTTTCATGAAGGGGCTAAAATTGCCAGCGAAAAAGAGGAAGTTCTTATTATCAGCAAGTCCGATGAATCACGGCTGAAAGGTGTGAAGGCAGGCATGAATCTTCCGGTGTTTTTTAACGGCAGCGTCATCGGGGTCATCGGGATTACCGGTGAGCCGGGAAAAGTGACGCCGTATGGGGAACTTGTCCGGAAGATGACTGAACTATTGCTCCAGGAAAATTATTATTATGAACAAATCGACTGGCGGGCACGGACACTAGAGGCGTATGTTTTTGACTGGATCCAGCAGCGTGACGCTTCTTCATCTTTTTACAACCGCGGTGAATTTCTTGGAATCGACCTGGAAAAAGATCGGGCCTGCGTACTCATCAAAATTCCACAGGATGAACAGTTAATGGACCGAAATTTCTGGAGCTTTGTGACCAGGTGGCTTGAGCAGGCACCTGATGATGTGCTTGTGAGGTGGGGGACTGATCGGTTTGTCTTTTTAAAAGAGGCCGACCCGTCGAGTCCGTTTAGGAAAAATGCACTCCGTGATTCCCTTGTCAAACTGCAGCGCTTGATCTATGAACGTTTCGGCGTTTTGATAACAGCGGGCGTGGGGTCTGTTTCCAGGTCGTCAGAAATGCGGAAATCTTTTACGCAGGCAGAGCGGGCTCTTGCAGTTGCAGAAGAAAAGGGGACAATCATCTTTGAAGAAGAGCTTCAGCTGGAAATCGTGCTTCAGGACATTACTTCAGACAGCCGGGAAGTATTCCTCAAACGCACAATCAAACCGCTCCTGTGTGAATTGGAGCTGCTGGATACATTGAAAGCTTTTTTTGAACAGGACCAGTCGCTGAAAAAAACAGCCTCTGCACAGCATATCCATATCAACACACTACATTACAGGCTGAAGCGCATCGAAGAGGTGACAGGACTGAATCCAAGGAGGTCCAAAGATTTTGTCACACTTTA encodes the following:
- a CDS encoding CdaR family transcriptional regulator: MLMPEMAGKIVYEVRKLIDEQVLITDVHGIIMASTDKSRIGNFHEGAKIASEKEEVLIISKSDESRLKGVKAGMNLPVFFNGSVIGVIGITGEPGKVTPYGELVRKMTELLLQENYYYEQIDWRARTLEAYVFDWIQQRDASSSFYNRGEFLGIDLEKDRACVLIKIPQDEQLMDRNFWSFVTRWLEQAPDDVLVRWGTDRFVFLKEADPSSPFRKNALRDSLVKLQRLIYERFGVLITAGVGSVSRSSEMRKSFTQAERALAVAEEKGTIIFEEELQLEIVLQDITSDSREVFLKRTIKPLLCELELLDTLKAFFEQDQSLKKTASAQHIHINTLHYRLKRIEEVTGLNPRRSKDFVTLYIAMLLLDE